The following proteins are co-located in the Longimicrobium sp. genome:
- a CDS encoding polyprenyl synthetase family protein, with product MTLRTAPPRLSDVQAPIRERLDAVVDEIRRIVVSDFAPVEEVNAYLAKIRGKLFRPGLLLLCDELEGRPSERAETLAAIVELVHLATLVHDDAVDHSVLRRGMPTVNALWSHQVAIIMGDYLYSRSITEITRLGEIEPIRVLADAANAMTVGEMRQLSSHDALDFSEADYYRLIDSKTASLMAAACELGALTGAPEHREQLRTFGRELGLAFQIADDLLDYTADSEQTGKPSGLDLREHKVTLPLIATLPRLSAAEQGDVEELFGAAEPTDEQIARVVELVGAHGGLDYARQAALECAARAEEALEGLPEGPALDALRASIAHAVERRR from the coding sequence ATGACGCTGCGCACGGCACCGCCCCGCCTTTCCGACGTCCAGGCCCCCATCCGCGAACGGCTCGACGCCGTGGTGGACGAGATCCGGCGCATCGTCGTCTCGGACTTCGCTCCCGTGGAGGAGGTCAACGCGTACCTCGCCAAGATCCGCGGGAAGCTCTTCCGCCCGGGGCTCCTCCTGCTGTGCGACGAGCTGGAGGGGCGTCCCTCCGAGCGCGCCGAGACGCTGGCGGCCATCGTGGAGCTGGTGCACCTGGCCACGCTGGTGCACGACGACGCGGTGGACCACTCGGTGCTGCGCCGCGGGATGCCCACGGTCAACGCCCTCTGGAGCCACCAGGTCGCCATCATCATGGGCGACTACCTGTACTCGCGCTCCATCACCGAGATCACGCGGCTGGGCGAGATCGAGCCGATCCGCGTCCTGGCCGACGCGGCCAACGCGATGACGGTGGGGGAGATGCGGCAGCTCTCCTCGCACGACGCGCTGGACTTCAGCGAGGCGGACTACTACCGGCTCATCGACAGCAAGACGGCCTCGCTGATGGCGGCCGCGTGCGAGCTGGGCGCGCTCACGGGCGCCCCGGAGCACCGCGAGCAGCTTCGCACGTTTGGGCGTGAGCTGGGGCTCGCCTTCCAGATCGCGGACGACCTGCTGGACTACACGGCCGACTCGGAGCAGACCGGGAAGCCGAGCGGGCTGGACCTGCGCGAGCACAAGGTGACGCTGCCGCTGATCGCCACTCTGCCGCGGCTCTCCGCGGCGGAGCAGGGCGACGTGGAGGAGCTCTTCGGCGCCGCGGAGCCCACCGACGAGCAGATCGCGCGGGTGGTGGAGTTGGTGGGCGCGCACGGCGGGCTGGACTACGCGCGCCAGGCGGCGCTGGAGTGCGCGGCGCGCGCGGAGGAGGCGCTGGAGGGGCTGCCGGAGGGTCCCGCGCTCGACGCGCTGCGGGCGAGCATCGCCCACGCGGTGGAGCGGCGCCGTTGA
- a CDS encoding YigZ family protein: MAADSFLTLAGEGVAQTRVKGSTFFALAAPAADEAEARARLAAREREMWDATHHCNAWRMRGGTHRANDAGEPSGSAGAPILAAIDGAGVTDCIVIVTRYYGGTKLGVGGLVRAYGDAAAEALAAAPRRVGTVAVRLTLRYPYEHTSAVMRALERAGAAEVEHGYAPEGNAGTVEMSVPAGAEATLREELTETTAGVVAPLVVGQGVLFRNAGS; this comes from the coding sequence ATGGCCGCTGACTCGTTCCTGACCCTAGCGGGCGAAGGCGTGGCGCAGACCCGCGTCAAAGGCTCCACCTTTTTCGCGCTGGCGGCGCCCGCGGCGGACGAGGCGGAGGCCCGCGCGCGTCTGGCGGCGCGCGAGCGCGAGATGTGGGACGCCACGCACCACTGCAACGCGTGGAGGATGCGAGGCGGGACCCACCGCGCCAACGACGCGGGGGAGCCCTCCGGGAGCGCCGGCGCGCCGATCCTGGCCGCCATCGACGGCGCGGGGGTGACGGACTGCATCGTGATCGTCACCCGCTACTACGGCGGCACCAAGCTGGGCGTGGGCGGACTGGTGCGCGCCTACGGTGACGCGGCCGCCGAGGCGCTCGCCGCCGCGCCGCGCCGCGTGGGGACCGTCGCTGTGCGCCTCACCCTGCGCTATCCGTACGAGCACACCTCAGCGGTGATGCGGGCGCTGGAACGGGCCGGCGCCGCGGAGGTGGAGCACGGTTATGCCCCCGAGGGGAACGCGGGGACGGTGGAGATGAGCGTCCCCGCGGGGGCGGAAGCCACGCTCCGCGAAGAGCTTACGGAGACCACCGCGGGCGTCGTCGCGCCCCTCGTCGTAGGACAGGGTGTGCTCTTTCGGAACGCGGGCAGTTGA